The Canis lupus familiaris isolate Mischka breed German Shepherd chromosome 14, alternate assembly UU_Cfam_GSD_1.0, whole genome shotgun sequence DNA window CACTTACTGCTTTCTGCTGTCCTTCAGCCTTCTAGGGTTTGGGAACTTCTTTTTGAGGTTAAAAGACCAGCCTCTGTATCATGTCAGAGTAGCCTTTCTGACTATTGTACTTGATAAATGTGACATTTTCCCCCTGACATTATTAATGTCCAGTATTACTTTATAATGTGCACTTTATAAGTGTATGGCTTACACCAGCATGTGGAGTCCACAAGGCCAGAGGATGTATCTACTTGTCCATAACTTTTCCATAGTAACAAGATTGCTATGCAGCACATATCTAGAATTAATAAAGAGTTAGTAGATAcaaatgaatttctaaaataaCCTTCCAGTTGCATGTGGCCAAGAATTTCTAGTCTACTTTTGCTAAATGAGTAATTGTATTATCGCTGAGTTTAGAGATCATACCAGTAgtataaagtctaaaaaataaaactaaaaagtaacCTTAAATAtcacattcaaagaaaaaaagtattctttttaattcaGGAAGAAAATCTAGCTGCAGTAGAGCAAATAAATGAGATGTATCATAGACTGAAGAATTTGGCTTGCACTTCACTGCTTATCTGAATGGTAAGGGGAAATTTTGGAAATGAACCCTTAACTTTGTGTAGAAAAATTATTCAGGTATATGTTCCCTTGAATGTGTCATATAGCATGTTCACAATTTCCCTGAACTTATATCACATTTCAATAAGTGCAGTTAGTCCacaacaaaattcaaataaatgccCCCAGGATTTGCATGACATAGCACTCCATTTTTCTGTGGAGGACACTACAAtatctgtgtgtattttttttttcataccaccAAGCATTTAACTCAATTCTCCTGGTACACTGAGTAGGTCTTCCACAAACTCAACTCAATTCTGATACTATATGCCTgaagatagcatcagattccatcAGTTAGTGGCTCGAACCCACAAGACTGTTCTACTTCATGTGTCAATTGCATACTCACATCGTTACCTGTGCTTGTGATCTACCAGCTATAACTTGGAGGTTTCCACAAGCCTCTCCTTGGATTTAATTAATCTGCTAGAGTGAGGTAAAACCTCAGAAAATTAGATTACTTACCAGAATGCTGTTTTattaaaagcatattaaaatgtaCAAACAAACAGCCAGATGAAAAGGTACATAGGGTGAGATCTGGAACAGTCTCAAACACAGGACCTTCTATCCTCATGGAATTAGGGACCCACACATGGATTCATTCTAGTTCTTAaactggaagctctctgaacccagGCTTGAACCTGGGTTTTGGTGGAAGCATCATTACATTGGCAAGGTTGATTAAATCTTTGGCTACTGGTGATTGAAGTCCATATTCAGCTACTTATCCCATCCTGGAGGTCAGGGGAGTGGGATTGAAAGTTCCAAGTTTCTCCTGGCAACCAAACGTCATTCTTAGGTAATTTAAGGATTTTCAAAAGTCACCTAATTTACacagcaatctacaaatttataGCTCTAGTCAGTTGGAAAATTCCAGGTGTTGTAGGAACTCTGTACCAGGAATGGGGAATGACAAAGATGAATAacataagaaattaaaagtgGCCAGAGAAAGATATTGGGAGATTGGAGTTGGGCAATGAATAAAAAGTTGGTGAATAGACTCCTAAATATTAACTTTTTCCATAAAAACTAATACTCCTACATATGACATTAACCACCTTTAGGAACAGGCTTGATGTAACTTATGTGTGTTAGTAAAACACCAGTAGTAAAACTTTTGTGCTATATAATTTAATGTCATAATAGCATATAATTTCAAGCTATGCAAggtcatatttatattttagatgttgTAGCAGAAACCTTGagtatttatgatttcattttatatggTTCATGCTGTAACTTCCTAACTATTTGtctgcatgatcctgggggcatcacaatgccagatttcaggttgtactacaagctgtggtcatcaagacagtgtggtactggcacaaaaacagacacatagatcaatggaacagaagagagaacccagaagtggaccctgaactttatggtcaactaatattcgacaaaggaggaaagactatccactggaaaaaagacagtctcttcaattaatggtgctgggaaaattggacatccacatgcatgatcctaaataaataatttcctaaGTATAAACATCTTaagttcatttaaatatatacatttttatttgaatgtacaataaattgtcatttttcttgtatttctataaagaacacttaatctcagtatttttattgacattttaaaaaatcttatataaaataaGCCCCTCAAATTAGtttcatagggatgcctgggtggctcagtggttgagtgtctgcctttggctcagggtatgatcctggagttctgggatccagtcccacattgggttccctgcatggagcctacttctccctctgcctgtgtccctgcctctctttttttgtgctctcatgaataaataagtttcaTAAAAGGAGGTTAGGATGAGATAAACTTTAGTTCTTAATTATAATTAAGATTCAGTAGAACAACAGGTAAACAAGTTTGTAAACATCACATTTACTTGCTTGTTTTGCTTGTTACCTCACATCCCACTACCCATATTTTATACATCAcaagtatatttgtatataccatatgtacttttaaaaacattttattgaatgtGTAAATCTATGTGGTCTAACATAGTAACAATTGGTCCCATCTAGCTTTTGGACACTTGAAATACATATAGTCAAAACTGCAATGTGTTGTAATTACAAAATACAAGTTTATGAAGACTTAGACTGAAAACAAAGTAAGATATTACACTGATAACTTTATTTGATTAAATATAAAAGCCATACTAtgttcacataaataaaaatatgcacattgtatgtaatatagtatatattattatgttattaatattgttaatttcagtattcattttaatgttttttattggagttcaattttccaacatatagcataacacccagtgctcatcccatcaagtgccctgctcagtgcccgtaacccccaccccacgcccacctccctttccaccaccccttgtttgtttcccagagttaggagactctcatgttctgtctccctctctgatatttcccacccatttttttctcctttcccctttattccctttcactattattttatattccccaaattatatgagaccatataatgtttgtccttctccaattgacttatttcactcagcataataccctccagttccatccatatcgaagtaaatggtgggtatttgtcgtttctaatggctgaggaatattccattgtatacatagaccacatctttatccattcatcttttgataactcaaagatacagatgcagtgaaacgccgggacacctgcaccctgatgtttatggcagcaatgtccacaatagccaaactgtggaaggagcctcggtgtccatcgaaattttaatggttttaattaaatcaatatattatttaaatcaaCTTCACTTGTCAAATGTGGCTTGTACACTTGTTTAATTTACATGTTTAAGTTACTTGTGACTCACACTATATTTCTAACAGTGCTGTTCTAGGATGTTCTAATTAacctggaaaaggaaaagaagggaaaggacagccatgacttttgtttcttggcagAGAATATTCCAAACTGTCTTGTCATAGCCCCCAGAACCTCCTTATTCCTCAGGCTGTAGATAATGGGATTGAGCATGGGGGTGAGGATGGTGTAGAAGACTGCCAGGATCTTATCTTCTGCTGGTGAGCGGAGATTCCTGGGCCGCAGGTAGGTGTACACAAAAGGTGCATAGTAAAACGTCACTACAGTTAAATGTGTTGAGCAGGTTGTGAAggcctttttccttccctcttttgaGCGCATGTGGTAGACAGCAAAAAGAACCCATCCATAGGAAGCAGTAATgccaaggaaaggaaagaggagaaagagacttGTACTCACAAAAACCATGTACTCATAGGCCCAGGTGTCTATACAGGCCAAGGCCAACATGGCTGGCACATCACAGAAGAAGTGATTAATGGCCCTGGACCGGCAATAAGGAATATGGAGGGCATAGACAGTGTGTGCCAAGGAGTTGATAGACCCCAAAATCCAAGATCCTATGATCATTTTCACACACACGGTTTTACTCATGCGGACAGTATACTGGAGAGggtggcagatggccacataACGGTCATAGGCCATGGAGGACAAGAGTAAACCTTCAGAACATGCCATGGTCAGGAAGAAGAAGCTTTGCACCCCACATCCCAGGAAGGAGATACCTTTCTGGCCAGACAGGAAGTCGAATGCCATCTTTGGGACAGTGGTGGAGATATACATTAGGTCCATGAGGGAGAGCTGGCTGAGGAGGAAGTACATTGTGGTGTGGAGCCGGGCATCTAAGCGTATGAGATGAATCATGGCTGAGTTACCCACTGAGGCGACAATGAAGATGAAGATAATGAGGGACAAGAGAAGCAGGCCAGTTTGATTTGAGGGAAACAACCCcaacaaaatgaaatcatttgaaGTTTGATTCCATTTCTCCATGAAATCTTACTGTTTTAACTCccttgaaagagaaataaaaacaaaaacaaggtgcAGGgcaagaaattaaacaaaataggagcataaaaaaggaatgtttattttatgaatatttgtttAGAATGAATTGTCTTTTTCCAATTCTATAGCTTTAATAGAACCAACTTTAATATCTGAATTAGATGTCCCCCTTCCAATTTTCTATAGTAAGCACTAAAACAAGGGATCTGAAGTATAAAGCCTAGTATTttagataacaaaaataaatgagataactAAAATGTTATCTGTCTCTAACTCAGCTATGCACATCACTCAGAATTTACAAAATGGCACATGCATCTCTGTATCCCCAGTGTCTGTCAATTTAACACAGCATATCTACAGTAGGACGTGGATTATGTGACTCAAAAACTTTGCATATGTTAAATTCTAAGTCCTCCATTGCCTAGTCTTTTTCTACGTCTTTAATTTGgggtctttctttcccacatgGCACTACTGCAGCTGTAAAATGTTCATACTCTATCTCTCATAGTCTTTTTCATTACTTTGCCTTTCCTAAAAATTTATCCACCACCCCAAATCACCTAAAATCACTATCCTGAACTGTATAGATATTGCAGACCACGTGAGGTCCACACGAATTGTAAACTATTATTTGAATATTCTCTCTTCTGTAATGATGTTTCCAGTTCTTAAGCCTTTAAGAATCCAAAGTCAAATGCACATATTTTAatgtctaattttcttttattgaataaagagtattattttaaagatctggCTTAATTCCATATTTTGGACCAGATTAAGGCATTCTGAAATTAGAGTTTCTGTAATTTAGTTTCTATACTGTAGATGGCAGCATAGCCAAGCAATTGAAAAACTGTTCTACTAGAAAAGCAGGTATAAGCTGGaaaatattattgaattgtaaCTTAAATGTTTGTACCTACCTTCTTTGGGCTTAAGAAGAATGCCAATATTAGTATCCTGTATTAattacttaaaacaataaaaaaatttccttctttgaaacattttctagCTTCTAATGTCCACTCCTTTTCtgagaattttacattttttaaaaaatttatttactcatgagagacacagagagggagagaggcagagacacaggcagagggagaagcaggctccatgcagggagcttgatgtgggactcgatcctgggtctccaggaccacgccctggactgaaggcagcactaaactgatgagccaccgggactgccagagaattttacaacattttatagtttctttcttttgctttgtcaGCTCAATTCTGACTGTTTTTTTCCCTCAGTCTCCCGAAGATGCATAAATTGTGGTTTTGGTACTTCTTATACTTCcaatatacatttaatttcttcctttattaggATTTGGGTTTGGATGGTATTTTCCGTTCTCTGAGCCTCTGCCTGAGGAGACACCTGATGTCCTGTTATATCCAAGATTTGAGTAATATTAGGTTACTGATTTTtcaacagtaaagaaaaacaattaatatTTTGTCATAGTTATTCGCATCTTATAACTTTAAATCAACTGTTACCTCATGGAATTTTAGTAATCATGAGAAAATTGTGAAAAAGAATTTCTAATAGAAAAATGGGAATATtggaagaagacagtctcttcaataaatggtgctgggaaaattgcacatccccatgcagaagaatgaaactagaccactctctttcaccatacacaaagataaactcaaaatggatgaaagatctaaatgtgagacaagattccatcaaaatcctagaggagaacacaggcaacaccctttttgaactcggccacagtaacttcttgcaagatacatccacgaaggcaaaagaaacaaaagcaaaaatgaactattgggacttcatcaagataagaagcttttgcacagggatccctgggtggcgcagcggtttggcgcctgcctttggcccagggcgcgatcctggagacccgggatcgaatcccacgtcgggctcccggtgcatggagcctgcttctccctctgcctgtgtctctgcctctctctctctctctctcactgtgtgcctatcataaataaataaaattaaaaaaaaaagaagcttttgcacagcaaaggatacagtcaacaaaactcaaagacaacctacagaatgggagaagatacttgcaaatgacgtattagataaagggctagtttccaagatgtataaagaactttttaaactcaacagcaaagaaacaaacaatccaatcatgaaatgggcaaaagagatgaacagaaatctcacagaggaagacatagacacggccaacatgcacgtgagaaaacgctccgcatcacttgccatcagggaaatacagatcaaaaccacaatgagataccacctcacaccagtgagaatggggaaaattaacaaggcaggaaaccacaaatgttggagaggatgcggagaaaagggaaccatcttacactgttggtgggaatgtgaactggtgcagccactctggaaaactgtgtggaggttcctcaaagagttaaaaatagacctgccctacgacacagcaattgcactgctggggatttaccccaaagatacagatggaatGAAACGCTTGgatacctgcaccctgatgttcatagcagcaatgtccacaatagccaaactgtggaaggagtctcggtgtccatggaaagatgaatggataaagaagatgtggtttatgtatacaatggaatattcctcagccattagaaacgacaaatacccaccatttgcttcaacgtggatggaactggagggtattttgctgagtgaagtaagtcaatcggagaaggacaaacagtgtatgtctcattcatttggggaatataaataatagtgaaagggaatagaagggaagggagaagaaatgggtaggaaatatcagaaagggagacagaacataaagacttctaactctgggaaacgaactggggggggggtggaataactctgggaaacgaactagggggggtggaaggggaggagggcggggggtggggtgaatgggtgacaggcactgagggggacacttgacaggatgagcactgagtgttattctgtatgttggtaaattgaacaccaataaaaattattttattaaaaaaagaaaaatgggaatacatttttataattgtttagtTGACACATGGTgattaaaatacacacaattcTACTATCATGTGATTAAAGTTTAGTGATGTAGAGAACAGAACAACAAACTCTTACTTGGAATCTAATGTTGTGTAGAGATCAGTAttgtaaagaaagataaaatagtgCAAAcaatgaaagagacagagggatatGAGCACTAAAAAAACAGCCACTCTGCAGAGGCAACATTCACACAGGTCTGGTTAAAGAATTTTCAATTTGAGTGAACAGCTGGTGAATAGTGAAACTGATTTAGTATTTCAGAATAATGGTGATGACACTAAGGGTTTTGAAGCACGGGTTATTAGGGCATTTGTATAGGAAATACCAGATCATGATAAAgacttggattttattctgagtggTGCAAGAAGCCACTGAAGTGGCAagattttatctacatttctagaaattatgcAAGATACTCTGGGTGATTAGAGATTTGCAAGAAGTACATATAGGAGATTGGTGATGAAGGAAtcaaatatttccagaaatagaATATGGCAGCATTTCTATATGGTAGCATTACAGTTATTCACAGGGGTTAGACAATATACATTTAATGTTGATGCTGCTTCTTGTGACTATTAAATTCAATGATAAATTCACATCCCTTGGGATAGACCATGGTTGTGAGTGCAGGATGCCTAACAAGCATTATTCATCTGGGTGCTGGCACAGAAACAGCAGTGAAATGGGTTGGAAATCTCATCATTTATACACGTCCATCTACCTCACCTGACTTGCGTGCTTGTCCTTTTATGCTTGGGATTGTCCTGATTTTAAACAGAAATTCATATGACATGGGCAAATCAAGAGAGTTGACCACCAATTTGAAGATAATGTAGTACctgattatcatttttttctctatggtcTTATACTTCCCCTATTGCATAATGCCTCCCAACACTTTATTTGCCTGATGAAATGAATCAAAGTTTTCATTAGAACTTAATTAATATAATAGTTCATACTCTTAAAATGTAGCCAGACCACTTCAAAAATCagtcttctgggatccctgggtggcgcagcggtttagcgcctgcctttggcccagggcgcgatcctggagacccgggatctagtcccacgtccggctcccggtgcatggagcctgcttctccctctgcctatgtctctgcctctctctctctctctctctctctctctctctatcattaaaaaaaaaatcagtcttcaaCACATGTGGCCTGAGAAAAATAGCCTTTCAGGtactttcctccttcctttggtTAGTTGAAATTGAGGGGAAGAGATGCATCAACCGATTCTCCCAGGAAGTATGTTTCCAATAACAAGGACTGAACAGATAGAGCAGGCTCTTCCACCAG harbors:
- the LOC482230 gene encoding olfactory receptor 2L13, whose product is MEKWNQTSNDFILLGLFPSNQTGLLLLSLIIFIFIVASVGNSAMIHLIRLDARLHTTMYFLLSQLSLMDLMYISTTVPKMAFDFLSGQKGISFLGCGVQSFFFLTMACSEGLLLSSMAYDRYVAICHPLQYTVRMSKTVCVKMIIGSWILGSINSLAHTVYALHIPYCRSRAINHFFCDVPAMLALACIDTWAYEYMVFVSTSLFLLFPFLGITASYGWVLFAVYHMRSKEGRKKAFTTCSTHLTVVTFYYAPFVYTYLRPRNLRSPAEDKILAVFYTILTPMLNPIIYSLRNKEVLGAMTRQFGIFSAKKQKTLWINMLDLLTQVPPKWFDDSTKKSAGD